Sequence from the bacterium genome:
TCGAAGCTGCGCGCGTGAACGATGTCGGCAAGTTCCTGTTCACGTCGTCAGCGTGCGTCTACCCAGGGTACCGGCAACAGACACCCGACGTCATGCCGCTGCGTGAGGAAGATGCATATCCCGCGGACCCCGAAGACGGGTACGGGTGGGAGAAACTGTTCAGCGAGCGCCAGTGCGCCCACTATGCAGAAGAGTTCGGGATGCGGACGTACGTCGTCCGGTTCCACAACATCTACGGGCCGTTGGGCACGTACGATGGGGGTCGCGAGAAATCGCCCGCCGCGATTTGTCGAAAGGTCGCGCTTGCGGGACCGGACGACTCCATTGAAGTGTGGGGAGACGGTCGGCAGACGCGTTCCTACTGTTACGTGGACGATTGCGTCGAGGGCGTGTTCCGGTTGATGCAATCGGACTATCATGCGCCGCTCAATCTTGGTTCGGACCGAGTGGTCACGATCAGTGATTTGGTCGACATCGTGGCGCGCATCGCCGGCAAGCGGATACACAAGCGCTACGATCTGACCAAGCCGCAGGGCGTCCGCGGGCGTAACAGCGACAACACGCGACTGCGAGAAGTGCTGCGATGGGAACCTGGCACCTCGCTGGAAGACGGGCTCGCGTCGACCTACAGATGGATCAGCGAAGAGCTGCGGAACAAGGGACAGCTCAAGGCGCAGATCACACGTTAGGCAGATCCGGCCGCTCCCGGTGCCGACCGCTCGGGTGGGGCGCGAGCGCGTTGCGGGATGGTGGTGCCGCTCAAGACGGAGCAGATCCCGGATGAAACTTCTCGTCGTCCAGCCAACCGGAGACAAGCGCGGCCACTACGGTCTCTACACGACGAAACTGTGCCACGCGGCAGGTGAGCTGGGTCATGACGTGACGCTATGCACGAACCGTCTTGACGTTTCCCAATACCTGCTTGTGCCCCCTCGGTTTCGCCTCGTGGAGATCGCCGATCGCCGCCTGGCATTCGATCGGTTCGATGCGGCGGTCAGTCGCGCGCCTCTCTACTACTACTGGGGGTACTTCCGCAACAGCATCGCGGTCACTGGCGCTGCGATCCGGTTGTGCCAACGCGAGACGTTCGACGCCGTCGCCATCATGGATGCGGAATTCATGACGTCCTCGTGGCTGCTGCGGCGCAGCCGGCGCGAGATCCCCCCGGTGATCATGTTCCTTTGGGCGTCGAATTTTTCTTTCTCCGCGTATCACGGTTCGATGCTGAAAAAGGCATATAAGGTTGTGCAGCGTGAGGTGTTTCGGCGGGCGCTGGGCAACGGGATTCAAGCCCTCGCCGTGCTCGGTGAGTGGCATCGCGACGCATTGCGTGAGCAGCTCAGGCCTTCAACGGGGTTTCCGATTGCCGTTATCCCGGATGGGGCGGACCCCGCCCCCGATATGCCGGACCGCGGGGCCGCGCGGAAACAACTTGGATTGCCCGAGGACGGTCCGCTGTTTCTCTTCTTCGGAATTCTCCGCCGGGACAAGGGTGTCGAATACTTGCTCGACGCCGTAGCCCGGCTTCGGGTGCAACCGTTTCATCTGGTGATCGCAGGATGGCCGATGGAATACACTGCGGAGGCGATGGTCGAGACGGTTCGGCGGCTTAATATCGCCGACCGAGTGATCCTCCGGCTTGCGTACACGCCCGACGGGGAGGTGCCGGCGTATTTTGCCGCGTGCGACGCCTTGATTCTGCCGTACACCAGGGCGTACACGGGCGGAAGCGGCCCGTTGATGAAGGGTGCGTGCACGTACGGGCGGCCGGTGATCGCGACGCGCGTCTCTGAGATGGGACGGCTCGTGGAACGGTACGAGTTGGGGCTCGCGGCGGCGCCCGAGGACGCCGAGTCGCTGCACGAGCAGATGGCCAGATTCCTCACCCTCTCCCAGATCGCCCGGGACGCGATGGCCGCGAACGCGTCTGCGCTCGGGAAGAACAATTCGTGGGACTCACTCGCGCGTCGGCTTGTCGACCTTGCCGAAACCCTCGCGGCATCCGGCTCTTCACGGTGATCGCTTCGTGGTTGTTCCGTAACGTCAATCACCGCCAGGTGATCCTCAAGAACACGTTCTGGCTGACGCTGGCGGTCGGGGTAGCGGGGCTAGGCGACTTTCTCGTCACGATCTATGTCGTTCGCACGTTTGGCGCGGTCCGGTATGGTATCTACGGGTACGCGTTTTCGTTTGTGTCACTTTTTTCGGCGCTGTTCGACTTCGGCATCGCGACCGCCGTCACACGAGAATTCGCGGCCAATCGCAGTCGGGAGCGCGCATTCGGCGAATTGCTCGGCTTGAAGCTTCTCATCGGCGGCGTCGGCTTGATGGTCGTGTGGGCCGGCGGCGCCCTCATTACGCGCGACCCAGTTATCCGGCAGATGATCGTCCTATTGAGTCTCTACATCGCCCTCGTCGAGCTCGTCAATTTCTGCTATGCGCTGTTTCGGGCGCGACAGCAGATGGAGTTCGAGGCGGTTTTTCGGTTTGTGTATACTGTCTGCCTCGTTGGTTTGGTCCTCGGGCTAACGTCCTCCCGCGGCTCGGTGCTCACCCTTGGCGTCGCGTACCTCGGAGCGATTGCAGTGACCGCGGCGAGCGCGTTCATTTTCGTGGCGCGGTCGGGGAAGCTCCCTCTCAGTCCGCGACCTCGGGTGCAGGGTGAGATCTGGCGAGCGTATCTGGGGATCGGTCTCTACATCGCTCTGGGGCGAGCGTCCGGTGATCTGAACCAGAACATCGGTGCCGTCACGCTCGGGTATCTTGGCCGGCTCGCCGAAATCGGATGGTACAATGCCGCCGACAAGATCTACGGCTTGATGCTGTTCCCAATGGGGTTGATCGCGTCTGCGGTGTTCCCGGCCTTGTCGGAGGCGCGACAGCGAGCTCCGGAGCGGTTTGTACGGTATTGGATCACGTGGGGGCGTGTCACGATCACGCTGTCCGTGTTGCTCGCGTGTCTTGTCTTCATGCGATCTCGAGATATCATTGAGCTGTTGTATCGCGGTAGCTTCCTTCCCGCGGCGCTCGCGTTGCAGATCCTCGTTGTGGCCGCGCTCATCGGTTACGTACAAGTTCTGTACTATCACGTGTTGCTGATTGCCGATCGCCAGCGCGAGCTGTTTGTCGCAGGCGTTGTGGCAACCGTGGTACACGTCGTGCTGAACTTTCTACTCGTGCCGCGGTACGGCCTGTATGGCGTGGCGTTGGGCACGGACGCGTCCCAGCTAGTTCTACTCGTTCAGTGCGTGGTACTGACGTCGCGGTACGCCGCAGTCAATCCGGTGTCTCCCGAGCTCCTGCAGTCGCTCGCGGTTGCCCTGGTGTCCGCGGCGGCGACGGCCGCTGTCGTCGCCCGCGTACCGCAGGGTCGGATCGGCCTCATGGTTGCCTTGCCGATCGGCGCGGCCGTCTATTTTGGGATGGTCAGAGTGTCGGGTGAAGTGTGGCGTTGGCTGGCGCGCCGGTGAAAGGGGCACGCCGCGCGGCCCGGCGTTGGTCGAATGGAACCGGTGTTTGTGTCGGCGAATAGGATCACGTCGTCGAAGGAGTGGATGGCCGCATGAAGCGCGCGTTGATCACGGGACTGACGGGCCAGGATGGATCCTACCTCGCAGAACTGCTCCTGTTCAAGGGGTATGAAGTCCACGGGCTGGTGCGACGAGCTTCAACGTTCAACACTCGGCGGATCGAACATATCTATCGCGATCCACACGACCCGGATCGCCACTTGGCTGGTTACTACGGCGACCTTTCGAGCCTCGAGCAGCTCATCAGCCTCATCTACGATGTGCGCCCGGACGAGGTGTATCACCTCGGCGCGCAGAGCCACGTCAAGGTTAGCTTCGAGATGCCGGAGTACACGGGGGACATCACGGGGCTTGGGACGACGCGCGTACTCGAGGCCATCCGCAGGAGTGGAATCAAGACGCGGTTCTACCACGCGTCGAGCAGCGAGATGTTCGGCGACGCGAGGGCGCCGCAGAGCGAGCGGACGCCGTTTCGCCCCCGCAGTCCCTACGCGGTGGCGAAAGTGTACGCGCATTGGATGACGGCGACCTATCGTGAAGGGTACAAGATGTTCGCGAGCAACGGCATCCTTTTCAACCACGAGAGTCCCCGGCGGGGCGAAATTTTCGTCAGTCGCAAGATCACGCGTGCGGTCGCGCAGATTGTTGCCGGGCAGCAGCAGCGTCTGTATCTCGGAAACCTCGCCCCCAAACGCGACTGGGGCTATGCCCCGGAATACGTCATGGCGATGTGGCTGATCCTACAGCAGGATAGGCCGAGCGACTTCGTCATCGGTACCGGTGAGGCCCATTCCGTGTCGGAGTTTGTCGAGGAGGCCTTTTCGTACGTCGGCCGAAACTGGCGCGAGCATGTGAGCATCGATGCTCGGTATCAGCGTCCGCTGGAAGTCGAGAATCTCGTGGCGGACGCGTCGGCCGCGAAGGTGCACCTGGGATGGGTTCCCACGGTGAGGTTCCGCGAGTTAGTGCGCATCATGGTGGACGCAGACATGGAAGCGATTGGGCTGGCGCCGATTGGAGAAGGGAAGAAGATCCTGGAGCAGAAGTTCCCGAACCAGCGTTTCTGGGATTTGCGCGCCGTGTCGCCGTGAACACGCGGGCGGACGGCGGTCGGTTGGTGCGCGGGACGATTGGGGGACTGCTTTGATGCGGACAGAGATGCTTCCACTCACGAAACCGTTCTTCGACGACGACGACTTTCGAGCGCTCAACGACGCGCTGCGGTCCACGTTCGTGAGTGGAGATGGCCCGGAGTGCCGGGCGTTCGAGCAGGAACTGGCGGCATACCTTGGAGTGAGGCACGCGTTTTTTACGACCTCCTGCACAGCCGCGCTTGACCTCGCGTTCTTGGTCAAGGGGCTTCCGCAAGGCGCAGAGGTGATCGTGCCCGACTTCACATTTACGTCGAGTGCGCTCGCCGCGATCATGAACGGATTGAAAGTCGTGCTGGCGGATGTACGCGCTGACAATGGCAACCTGGATATGCGACAGTTGGAAGCAAAGATCACTTCTCGAACAGCGGCCGTTGTGTCCGTCGACTACGCGGGGAACCCGGCCGAGATGGACGAGTTGTTGCGCGTGGCCGGGCGGCACGGATTGTATGTGGTGAGTGACTCCGCGCAGTCGATCGGGGCGACATACAAGGATCGCAAGATCGGCGCGCTGTGCGACGTGACCTGTTTCAGTTTCCACGGAACGAAGAACCTCGTCGTTGGCGAGGGCGGGGCGATCGTGACGAACGACGATGAGGTCGCCGACCGGATCATCGTCGCGCGCGAGAAAGGGACCGACAAGCATCGGTTCCTGTCAAACCCGACGATGAAAGGCTACTATGAGTACATTGGGCGTGGCAATAGCTACGTCCAGTCGAACCTCTTGGGCGCGCTCGGTCGCTCGCAACTGAAGAAACTGGATTTGATGAACGCGCGTCGTCGCGAGATCGCGGCGTTCTACCAGCGCGAACTCGGCGGAATTGACGGACTGAGACTTCCCTCGATCACTGACGGGGCAGTGCCGAATTGGCACCTGTTCTACG
This genomic interval carries:
- a CDS encoding NAD-dependent epimerase/dehydratase family protein, translated to MVSTGRRVVVTGAGGFIGHHLVKYLKHRGYWVRGVDVKYPEYDRTPADEFELLDLRRWADCLQAARGVDECYNLAANMGGIGFITSFKAAVMHDNVLINVQMLEAARVNDVGKFLFTSSACVYPGYRQQTPDVMPLREEDAYPADPEDGYGWEKLFSERQCAHYAEEFGMRTYVVRFHNIYGPLGTYDGGREKSPAAICRKVALAGPDDSIEVWGDGRQTRSYCYVDDCVEGVFRLMQSDYHAPLNLGSDRVVTISDLVDIVARIAGKRIHKRYDLTKPQGVRGRNSDNTRLREVLRWEPGTSLEDGLASTYRWISEELRNKGQLKAQITR
- a CDS encoding glycosyltransferase family 4 protein, producing MKLLVVQPTGDKRGHYGLYTTKLCHAAGELGHDVTLCTNRLDVSQYLLVPPRFRLVEIADRRLAFDRFDAAVSRAPLYYYWGYFRNSIAVTGAAIRLCQRETFDAVAIMDAEFMTSSWLLRRSRREIPPVIMFLWASNFSFSAYHGSMLKKAYKVVQREVFRRALGNGIQALAVLGEWHRDALREQLRPSTGFPIAVIPDGADPAPDMPDRGAARKQLGLPEDGPLFLFFGILRRDKGVEYLLDAVARLRVQPFHLVIAGWPMEYTAEAMVETVRRLNIADRVILRLAYTPDGEVPAYFAACDALILPYTRAYTGGSGPLMKGACTYGRPVIATRVSEMGRLVERYELGLAAAPEDAESLHEQMARFLTLSQIARDAMAANASALGKNNSWDSLARRLVDLAETLAASGSSR
- a CDS encoding oligosaccharide flippase family protein translates to MIASWLFRNVNHRQVILKNTFWLTLAVGVAGLGDFLVTIYVVRTFGAVRYGIYGYAFSFVSLFSALFDFGIATAVTREFAANRSRERAFGELLGLKLLIGGVGLMVVWAGGALITRDPVIRQMIVLLSLYIALVELVNFCYALFRARQQMEFEAVFRFVYTVCLVGLVLGLTSSRGSVLTLGVAYLGAIAVTAASAFIFVARSGKLPLSPRPRVQGEIWRAYLGIGLYIALGRASGDLNQNIGAVTLGYLGRLAEIGWYNAADKIYGLMLFPMGLIASAVFPALSEARQRAPERFVRYWITWGRVTITLSVLLACLVFMRSRDIIELLYRGSFLPAALALQILVVAALIGYVQVLYYHVLLIADRQRELFVAGVVATVVHVVLNFLLVPRYGLYGVALGTDASQLVLLVQCVVLTSRYAAVNPVSPELLQSLAVALVSAAATAAVVARVPQGRIGLMVALPIGAAVYFGMVRVSGEVWRWLARR
- the gmd gene encoding GDP-mannose 4,6-dehydratase, coding for MKRALITGLTGQDGSYLAELLLFKGYEVHGLVRRASTFNTRRIEHIYRDPHDPDRHLAGYYGDLSSLEQLISLIYDVRPDEVYHLGAQSHVKVSFEMPEYTGDITGLGTTRVLEAIRRSGIKTRFYHASSSEMFGDARAPQSERTPFRPRSPYAVAKVYAHWMTATYREGYKMFASNGILFNHESPRRGEIFVSRKITRAVAQIVAGQQQRLYLGNLAPKRDWGYAPEYVMAMWLILQQDRPSDFVIGTGEAHSVSEFVEEAFSYVGRNWREHVSIDARYQRPLEVENLVADASAAKVHLGWVPTVRFRELVRIMVDADMEAIGLAPIGEGKKILEQKFPNQRFWDLRAVSP
- a CDS encoding DegT/DnrJ/EryC1/StrS aminotransferase family protein, with amino-acid sequence MLPLTKPFFDDDDFRALNDALRSTFVSGDGPECRAFEQELAAYLGVRHAFFTTSCTAALDLAFLVKGLPQGAEVIVPDFTFTSSALAAIMNGLKVVLADVRADNGNLDMRQLEAKITSRTAAVVSVDYAGNPAEMDELLRVAGRHGLYVVSDSAQSIGATYKDRKIGALCDVTCFSFHGTKNLVVGEGGAIVTNDDEVADRIIVAREKGTDKHRFLSNPTMKGYYEYIGRGNSYVQSNLLGALGRSQLKKLDLMNARRREIAAFYQRELGGIDGLRLPSITDGAVPNWHLFYVLVDGSFKEALIDGLRAERIGANIHYHPLHINRYYREVCSFEDTEFPNATAFFNGLVRLPLYFGMSDTDTRDVVDAVHAVMAVHVRAGRV